A genomic segment from Acipenser ruthenus chromosome 5, fAciRut3.2 maternal haplotype, whole genome shotgun sequence encodes:
- the LOC117403436 gene encoding transmembrane protein 151B-like produces the protein MSPPASAAAMASESSTTNIPDEEEAENGREEQRPLKQSLSKSLCRESHWKCLLLSLLMYGCIGAMTWCHVTTVTRLSFGTAYNEDTMIYHDSPCSNGYVYIPLAFLVMLYVVYLVECWHCYTRNELQYKVDVESISERIQRMQQATPCIWWKAISYHYVRRTRQVTRYRNGDAYTTTQVYHERVNTHVAEAEFDYANCGVKDISKDLMGLESFAVTKLRFTKCFSFANVESENSYLTQRARFFTENEGLDDYMEAREGMHLKNVDFKEYMIAFSNPDHPPWYISHYVFWITALLTLSWPLRVLTEYHTAYVHYHVEKLFGFDYVPVTPSEERPYCRRIPRVNTIDSTELEWHIRSNQQLVPSYSEAALMDLAQLSRCNTYTVCNYGSYRQNCERCHRTISSSSIFSRSALSICNGSPRIPFSASRFSLGRLYGSRRSCLWRSQSGSLNEQNCPNENTRCLSGLITNEEDPPPYQDALYFPVLIVHRNEGCLNHDHRTLHRNGSCVETSL, from the coding sequence CAGCGACCACTGAAGCAGTCCCTTAGCAAATCACTGTGCAGAGAATCCCACTGGAAATGCCTCCTGCTTTCCCTTCTCATGTATGGATGCATTGGAGCCATGACCTGGTGCCACGTGACCACAGTCACCAGACTGAGCTTTGGCACCGCCTACAATGAGGACACCATGATATACCATGACAGCCCCTGTTCTAATGGCTATGTCTACATCCCCCTGGCCTTCCTGGTCATGCTTTATGTCGTGTATCTGGTAGAATGTTGGCACTGCTATACCAGAAATGAGCTGCAGTACAAAGTAGATGTGGAAAGCATCTCCGAACGGATACAGAGGATGCAGCAAGCCACACCATGCATCTGGTGGAAGGCTATCAGCTACCATTATGTGCGAAGGACAAGGCAAGTCACGAGATATAGAAATGGAGATGCCTACACCACAACCCAGGTTTATCACGAAAGGGTCAACACCCATGTGGCTGAAGCTGAGTTTGACTATGCCAACTGTGGAGTAAAAGACATTTCCAAGGACCTCATGGGCTTGGAGAGCTTTGCTGTCACCAAGCTGAGGTTCACCAAGTGCTTTAGCTTTGCTAATGTTGAGTCAGAAAACTCATACCTGACCCAACGTGCTAGGTTCTTCACCGAAAACGAAGGCTTAGATGACTACATGGAGGCAAGGGAAGGAATGCATCTTAAGAATGTAGACTTTAAAGAATACATGATTGCCTTTTCCAATCCAGACCACCCCCCTTGGTATATCTCCCACTATGTCTTCTGGATTACAGCCCTTTTGACTCTGTCTTGGCCTCTTAGGGTGCTGACAGAGTATCACACTGCTTATGTCCACTACCATGTGGAAAAACTTTTTGGCTTCGACTATGTTCCTGTGACCCCATCTGAGGAGCGGCCCTACTGCAGGAGGATACCTCGGGTTAACACCATTGACAGCACAGAGCTTGAGTGGCACATTAGGTCCAACCAACAGCTGGTCCCCAGCTACTCCGAGGCCGCCTTAATGGACCTTGCCCAGCTCTCCCGCTGCAACACTTACACTGTGTGCAATTATGGTAGCTACAGACAGAACTGCGAGAGGTGTCACCGAACCATCAGCAGCTCTTCCATCTTCTCCAGGAGTGCGCTAAGCATATGTAATGGCAGTCCTAGGATCCCCTTTAGCGCTAGCAGGTTCTCACTGGGACGTCTCTATGGGTCGAGACGCAGCTGTCTGTGGAGGAGCCAGAGTGGGAGTCTTAATGAACAGAATTGCCCCAACGAGAATACACGCTGCTTGTCCGGGCTGATCACAAATGAAGAGGATCCTCCACCCTATCAGGACGCCCTTTACTTCCCTGTTTTAATAGTTCACAGGAATGAAGGCTGCCTCAACCATGATCACAGGACCCTGCACAGGAATGGCTCCTGCGTCGAAACATCCTTATAA